From Lucilia cuprina isolate Lc7/37 chromosome 4, ASM2204524v1, whole genome shotgun sequence:
CAAAAATTGAAACGAGAAGAAACCCCTGCACCTCAGGAAGATAACgaagaaaatgtattaattaaGGATATAACTAGTTCGACTCGTATTTTAAAAGCAACAAATCAACAGACCCGTTTAGAAGTGGGCATAGCAATGTCACATGCTGGAGTACGATTTATCGAAATCGAAAATAaggtaattttataaaacattatttctttgcttatacaattgaaaaatgtttcatatttttttctagagTACAATTTGTGTCCACGATATAGAAAATATCAATTGTGTTAGTCAGGACACTGATGATTTGCGTTATTTTGCTTATATAACTCGAGAGAATAATATACACTATTGTCATGTCTTTATGGTGGATGATTTGGTTAGTTAAAACCACTAGTCTAAAATATTatacgaaaaattttatttatttaactattccGTTTCAGAATTTGGCTacagaaataattttaacattaggTCAAGCATTTGAAGTTGCATATCAATTATCCCTGATTAGTCAGGAAGATTCTCTACGAACACAAACACAATGTTCCACATCTCAAGAAATGAATGGAGAAAAACGTTTAAGCTATGTTGATGTAGtggataatatttaaaatattaacgtCTATAACTAACCAACAAAAATTGGCTAAAAAAGTGTCCTAATACAATTATGATATTTATTATAACCCTAAAAATTCCcatatttattataactttttatttaatattattactagTCTTGATgccatttatttgaaaaatatgcaGTTTCTTATTTAAACGTCTCAAgataaaattgcaaaatgttcgtatgtgctaaaaaaagtcacaaaaaaattaaagagttttataaaatcCCTTTTAATTATGCAGAGACATCACATTATATGCAAAAAGAACTGTATATATTTCATTTGTATtgttattgtattgttttttttaattatcccacttaaacaaaatgttttttttaattttaaattttagtgccTTATTGCAATCAATGTaccaaataacatttttttaataaaatgaaatatttatgtatacaattctaaacaataatatgttttttatgctCAAATTTGGTTCCAATTTCTTAAGGTCGTAAAGggttaatgtttaatttattctcTGTCTTTAGGtcaacatattttaataaaaaatctcagatattttaaaatattcattgaattttctgattaatgttttaataaaatataagtttGGACGTACAGTGAATCGACTAAGTTTTTTTTGTctacctttttttaagagaattttgttttttgttcataaataaaattcgaaaaaaaacaggtaaaaagtaaatttatgttttccaattaaaaatagagattgtgtaaaatgggaaaaattaaaaaaaatattaaaatacaaattttggtgcatttgttgttgcattttattattattcatcagaatttgcatgtcaataaagtattttgcatattaatttaattaagttaatttcattgggggtttcaaattattttttaattatttttggaatttattgttttattgttaaaaggaagagttttaagtattttttcaattgcgatttgcaaaaatcatatcctcattgggtgaaaatgCGATGTTATTTgccataaaatgtttaaaggataataatgaggcaatttcgatataaaaaattaatttagatttctagaacaagtataaatcaataaaatataattttatgaaatgtttaatcaataacattaaaaaatataaaatagagtaatagataaaatgatccaaagaattattagaaaaaacgctctgagtgctctttcaaaatctttaactgccaaagggtagacgacttgtatccaaggaaaactattggactcctcaattatctttttcaaaatctatatacaaacTAGGAGgtacactatgtttaaatttagacctctaaacagttCCTTTTACATtggttgcttggaaccaatgtaaaaggaactgtcgtgtagtacaggaaaaatacctaatttagatatttaaaaatagaggtggttatcataccgtcATAACTATCCAGttccaaatacgcctactgtattttattcataaaataaagaatttaaaatatgaggttgaaaatcaagattttagcatttaatagttctatagtggtatatggtgttagatttattgaataagaatcaatattatacaattctaaataaaatttacacaatactccccaaatagatggaattttcgtaatgtagtttttgtttatcaatacaaaatgaacaaaaaccctgattatttttgttataatatatagatttatacctcacaaaacagttgttctaggtccaaatccattgattatctaatatatcatgtatccaattcaaaattgtttattattttcgaaatttaatgaatgaattggatttcatgttaagtcaaatattgacgaattctgataggtatataagataataaatcggttatgaaatgtccaaatttagtcgttccactactaaaatatctaaaaaatgttattctaatatataggagtaataaaaatattaaattttataaaataatgcagaaatattaaaaaaatgaacaaaaaacctaaaaaaagcaaaatactttattgacccaaaaaattaacaatacgttcacattttatcaaaaatctcgttgattaatataacaattttacattttatggtagaaaattaaaatataagatattctttaaaaaatacaacaaacaaatagttttattttgctgtaaataattgttcagataaagtttcttcttaaaatttataaaattttacataggcaaattacttaacttccaaaaaaccttattaaaaccttattttttaaaaatttaaatttaaaaattaaacataattaaattagtagattttaatatattttaaatctgTATACAACTAAAATGTTTCTCACATTTAAGGActctaaaataaaagtattccCGCCAAAAAATTCAGTTCGTTCAAAAATAGCATTTCTCAAAGAATAAAAGAATCTTTCTATGCAGagtaaatattaatacaaaattaaataataacttttattatataacacatttattgaattattgaaaaattatttcagtttaactaaaatagttaaaaaatttgACGTAAACGTTTTTTGGGGATCAATGtggatttcgaaaaaaaaaataaattttatctaaattgaaTTGCACTTCCTGTAATGTGTAACatcaaatatacaaaatattgcattttacacgaataaataattaaattattgttataacTCATATCGTTTTTCTTATCATAGGAATACCAAACTAGAACAAATACCAACggaagtttattatttaaaattttaatgcaacACTACACTTTAAACAGCCAAACACAACTTGGCAGCACTTTTTAACAAATGTCATTTTCGgctttttttatgcaaataaaaaaaagacgaaaaacACACTACATTGCACATTATTtgtgaatgaatgaaaaaaccaataaaacaatacaaaaataaaaaaatatttaaaaaataattgtgaaaaagtagaaaaaaacaatgaattCATCAAACATAGAAGAAAGACAAGAACTTAGCAAAGAAGATGCCAAAGAAGGtaagttgtaataaaatttttttagaccaATAACAAGTGTTTGAAAATGAACGTGATAAGATTATAGAAAAAATGGGGTGCTCCAAAGTGAGAAAAAAGTGTATCACACCAATTTTGATAACATATTCTTAAGGTTTACttataaaaaagtcgaaaataattactatttgtgatttcttcaataaaaatcttttcCGAAAGTGTCTGTGTCAATAAAACAAGAAGTAAGCAATCCTcctttttagtgtttttgttataaagtgTTAAGGTATGCATTTtcaacaattatttgttttaataaaacaaaattcattattGTTCTCTTTGCAGACATTGGCAATATAAATGGCCACTTAAGCCACCCAACGTCGACAATGGAATCATGTGAAGATGaaccaaaaactaaaattgttaaACTACAGAATTCTCAAGAAcctcaaactatagacttgaccttAAGACAACCGTATTCTCAGGATGATTTTGCTAAGAGTTTACAGCATGAATGGTTTAAAGAATCTAAAGAAGATTACCTAGATCCTGTCACACAAGCAACCGTCTATACGGATCCATTTCAAATTTGTCTCTTACCCGAGCTATTGGAAAACAAAGAAAGCTGCAAGTTATTGGTAAAAGAAATGGTGGAAAAAGTTCATTGGTCGCGTAAACAAATGGACTTGTATGAATTCTATCAgagtaccgatctatccaatatgATTGAATGTAAATTCTTGGCAAATTTCTTACAAATGTTAAGGCGTTCAGTAAGACCCTGGTTGGAAAAGGTTACTAATTTGAAACTGGACTATGTTTCTGCCTCTTGTTCAATGTACACCTGTGGCGATTACTTGCTGGTACATGATGATTTACTAAAAGACCGACAAATTGCTTTCATTTATTATCTAACACCGTGGGAAAACAATGAAGTGTGGTCTGACGAACAGGGAGGATGTCTAGAAATATTCTCCAGCGATGAAAAATCCCTGCCTCAGTTTCctgtgaaaagaaaaatttcaccCAAAAATAATCAATTTGCGTTCTTTAAAGTTGGCTCCAAGTCTTTCCATCAGGTGGGTGAAGTGACAACATTTGATTATCCCCGCTTAACCATTAATGGCTGGTTTCATGGAGCTTCGAATGAAGACTTAGTTGCAGATGCTCTGAGGCCCTTCAATAAACTACAGTTCAAACCACCCACAGAATCAATCTCCGAGTCAATAAATCACCTTTTAAATGAGGTCTACCTTAAGCCTACCACTAAGCGCAGTATTCAAAAACGTATAGAGGATAATTCGgaaatatgtttatatgaatttttccgTCGTGAGATATTTGAAGAAGCCCTAAAACAGCTGCTTAACGATAATACACTCAAATGGTCTCGCCAAGGTCCAGCCAATGCACAAAATTACGAAGTTTTAGACTTGAGCACCTGCTCTAAAACCatagaaaaacttttgcaaacattttccaacaaagaaatgttttctttactACGAGACTTTACTGATTTAGACTTATCGGGGCCTAATTGTTCTAAGCCTACCTTTAGTTTGGAAGTACAAAGATGGTCTCACGGTGATTATACCGTTTTAGGAGACGGTGCCATATGTGAAGATAATACACTAGATTTAATCTATTATTTGAATGCTTCTGAAGGTGCAGCTGTAATAACGTATTTGTCACCGGACACAGATCAAGCCCATCCCTCGCAGAACCACTCTAGTCAAAGTGATACCGATTCACTAGAGGGCGAGGGTTTTGACGACGATGATGGATCTGTTTTGCTGACTATAACACCGGTGGACAATGCTCTCAATATTGTTTATCGCTGTGAGGGCACAACTAAATTTACGAAATATGTTTCCCGCAATACCCCATTGGATAACGGACccgtttttgttatttcttgcAGTTATAaggaataatttaattttatttcttctcaAAGAGAAGTTTATATTTCAAACGGATGCACAATGATGTTTCATTTCAATTGGACGTATCACATTGAATTTCTATTTAATCGTTAGTTtggttattttctatattttattttcgtaTTAACACATTTGTTAAGATGAACAATTAagagtatataaataaatattgtaaaatgaaaatataaagcattcttttttgaataaataatattggtATGTtccataagtttttttttatttatttaaagggaGTTTAAATGACATAATGAAACCATTTCTATGGGGGAATtgatacaataataaaatattaaatatttttggaattaaTGGATAATAAACttgtattattattacatacctacaattgcattaaaattttgttaacaattacctgcaaataaaaaaataattaatacaaattgttACAGATAAATATCGTTTATATGCAACTATAGCTTTTATGACTGTGGTAATTATAATTGGAGTCCCCATGTGGTGGAAAACAACTGAAGTTTATAGGTAAACTACTCatttaaaactctaaaatatattttttaaaaatatacttttaacaGAGTTAATTTACCATCAACGGATATAATGAACATGAACAATGAACCGTTGaagactaaaataaatattggcatatttacttttaaaactgAAAGATCTGCGCTGCTGATTAAGGAATTAAAAGAGGCTTATACAAATGAAggtatttaaaagcaaaatttacGATTAAAATCATAAGGcattttcaaataaacttttaattgtttttagaaatatggcttttggattt
This genomic window contains:
- the LOC111674486 gene encoding prolyl 3-hydroxylase sudestada1 isoform X1, which gives rise to MNSSNIEERQELSKEDAKEDIGNINGHLSHPTSTMESCEDEPKTKIVKLQNSQEPQTIDLTLRQPYSQDDFAKSLQHEWFKESKEDYLDPVTQATVYTDPFQICLLPELLENKESCKLLVKEMVEKVHWSRKQMDLYEFYQSTDLSNMIECKFLANFLQMLRRSVRPWLEKVTNLKLDYVSASCSMYTCGDYLLVHDDLLKDRQIAFIYYLTPWENNEVWSDEQGGCLEIFSSDEKSLPQFPVKRKISPKNNQFAFFKVGSKSFHQVGEVTTFDYPRLTINGWFHGASNEDLVADALRPFNKLQFKPPTESISESINHLLNEVYLKPTTKRSIQKRIEDNSEICLYEFFRREIFEEALKQLLNDNTLKWSRQGPANAQNYEVLDLSTCSKTIEKLLQTFSNKEMFSLLRDFTDLDLSGPNCSKPTFSLEVQRWSHGDYTVLGDGAICEDNTLDLIYYLNASEGAAVITYLSPDTDQAHPSQNHSSQSDTDSLEGEGFDDDDGSVLLTITPVDNALNIVYRCEGTTKFTKYVSRNTPLDNGPVFVISCSYKE
- the LOC111674486 gene encoding prolyl 3-hydroxylase sudestada1 isoform X3, translating into MESCEDEPKTKIVKLQNSQEPQTIDLTLRQPYSQDDFAKSLQHEWFKESKEDYLDPVTQATVYTDPFQICLLPELLENKESCKLLVKEMVEKVHWSRKQMDLYEFYQSTDLSNMIECKFLANFLQMLRRSVRPWLEKVTNLKLDYVSASCSMYTCGDYLLVHDDLLKDRQIAFIYYLTPWENNEVWSDEQGGCLEIFSSDEKSLPQFPVKRKISPKNNQFAFFKVGSKSFHQVGEVTTFDYPRLTINGWFHGASNEDLVADALRPFNKLQFKPPTESISESINHLLNEVYLKPTTKRSIQKRIEDNSEICLYEFFRREIFEEALKQLLNDNTLKWSRQGPANAQNYEVLDLSTCSKTIEKLLQTFSNKEMFSLLRDFTDLDLSGPNCSKPTFSLEVQRWSHGDYTVLGDGAICEDNTLDLIYYLNASEGAAVITYLSPDTDQAHPSQNHSSQSDTDSLEGEGFDDDDGSVLLTITPVDNALNIVYRCEGTTKFTKYVSRNTPLDNGPVFVISCSYKE